The genomic region AGTTCTTGTAAGCAGACAGAGACTCATACGTTTCAGATTCTGCCACCCAGCCAAGCAATGGTGCCTCTGGTTTCTGAGTTCGAAAAATGACACAGAGCATAGAGAAGCAAACACCAGTCAAAAGACCAATCTCGGTACTGATGAGTGCTGAGGATGCCATAGTAACTAGCCAGATCACTGTGTCCACCCTGCTCAAATGCCACATTTTTGGCAGGTCCCTGAACTTTCGCAGGGCACCTCTGAGGTTTACAATGGTTATGACAGCAAGGACACATTTCTGAAGGGAATAAAACAAAGGTGCAATCACAAGGAGGACTATTAGGATTAACAAACTAGTCACAATGCCAGAAACCTGTGTTCTACAGCCTGTTGACTCTTTAATAAGAGTCTTGGCAAGAGCTGCACTTGTTGTGAAGCAATggaagaaagatggaaagatgTTGCAGAAGCCAATGGCATACATTTCCTGGTTGGCCTTCACGGTGTAACCATGCTTCTTGGCAAACATCTCTGAGAGGGAGACAGTGATGGCAAAACCAATAACAGCTATGGGGATAGCATCCAATGCCACGTTAGGAATCAGGTTCCATTCGGGAGGGCTGGGTGGCAGAAAGCCAGTTGGGATGTGCCCAGCAACACTTGAGCCATACGTTTCTTTCAGCTTCCCTAAGTGAGACGCCAGAGTAGCTGCCACAACCACAACTAATTCAACTGGAATTGGAGCCTTGAGCCTGGATTTAAAACGTTCATTAAGCTCCTTAGTTGGGATAAGAACAAGAAAGCACAAGAAGCTGGTGATGACATCACAGATGTTGGTCTTGTGTATGTTTCTGAAGATGTTTATCCACGTGGTTATGAGGGAACCGACGCCACTGCTCCGAGGAATGTCCAGACCCAGGAGGTACTTAGCTTGTGATGTCAGGATGGTAAAGGAGGCACCCGTGACAAATCCGCTGAGCAATGAATCAGAGAGGTACACTGAGACAAAGCCCACTTGAAAGAAACCCATGGCCACCTGCAAGGAATCAACCACATACAAGAGGTTAGGATTCAAATTACATAGACATCATCATTGTGGGGATCTGGAAAAAAGTGGGTAAGAATCATGGCTTTGGAGAACAAGGCATGGTCTCAGCATGAAAAAGACAGTCTCCAGTACTCAACTGCTCCTTGTGCAGCACACTTAAATGAAATGCACTTCCAACACAGAGCAGGCTTTTTTAGAGGTCACAGAGGCCTCTATGCTCTGAACCAATGCTTACTGTTGGCTCATTGGGTTCAGAAAAAAGGGtcccaagaaaaaaagcatttggaatACTAGTTACTTTTAccatttctgtctctctctcttttttttttaatctctatgAACTTTGCAGAGGTCCAAAATGTACGCTTTTGTACGTCTCAGGCAATAAAATATGACAACctgcaataaaaatacagcttatGGTCCAACAGCTGCCCTTTGCACTGCATAAAGCTTGCTGCATCCAACCTGGAAAGCATATGAGCTTCAAACTCTTGTGATGCAGACTACATAAATAGAGATAAACTTTTGAAGTGCCCTGGCATTCATCTTTATTAATGCTAATTGAATGGAGAAATCCTAGGTGTTCTCCTGCAGGAGATCTACCCTAACTATGTGAAGGTAattattccttccttcccaacAAGCTTCATGTTAAATGGAGCtaaatgtcttcttttcttcttccctgcaATTGGATTAGCTATCACTGTGAATGTCACTGTAGGAAGAAATGAATGTGAACTCACGAACTTAAATATCACAGTTCTGAAGTACTGttaaaacaaaatccattcTGGTTAATGCATGACAGTCTAAAAACAAAGATATCTGCTTTAATTTCAGCAAGTATTGAAATCTAGGAAGTAAGCAGAGACAGAAGAGTGAACTATtattaaataatgcattttaatatggTAGTAActaaaagttttatttcaaaactgcTGTATTATCTCAGTATTACTCTCTTCatatagaatcagagaatcatagaatggcctgggttgaaaaggaccacaatgatcatctagcttcgacccccctgctacatgcagggtcaccaaccaccagaccaggctgtccagagccacatccagcctggccttgaatgcctccagggatggggcatccacagcctccttgggcaacctgttccagtgcatcaccaccctctgcgtgaaaaacttcctcttaatatctaagctaaacctcccctgtctcagtttaaaaccagtctcccttgtcctgtcactatccacccttgtaacATATAGCGGCATTGATTTGGCTTTGAATGGACAAACAGCAAAGTTTTACAAAAAAGCTTAGagataaacaaaaacaagctgGAAGTAGCTTTATTGttcaggttattttttttttataaatgcaaGTGACTGAAGCCTGGAATTAAAAGTTAACGTGCCACATTCTGGCCCAGTGAAATTGAGCCTTAAGATATAAGCCAGAAAAAACAAGTTTTCGAGCAGAGCATGGAAGGCAGTGAGCAGATCAGTGTGGGAGCAGCGGGTCTGGCAATGTTCCATGCAGGTCCTTGCACTCACCAGCAAGCTAACAAAGCCAGTACAAAATGCTATCCAAACAAAAAGGAGAGCACAGAGGAGTTTCTTGCACCACAGTAACTGGCAACATCCAGTCCTGCTTAGTTCCATTTGCCTGAGATGCAGAGGACATGTGCAATCCCAGCAGACTGCTCATATGAACAACCACCTGAAGAATTAAAACTATTTCCACAGAATACTTGTTTGTCTACCTCCTCTTACCTGATAAACTCCAGCTATGAAGGTCACGGTGGCTCCCACTTTTATTGCATAGCAGGTTTTATCACAGAGCAGCTTCTGTGATGTCTGGTTCACAGGTGCAATGGTGGAGTTCACATGCATTGCTGTATCCATGTGATCACTAAAAGCAGCTGGCTCCAAGTCATAGCCAGCTCTCAGCACCTCACGGTCCACTACTTGTCCCACCATCAGGCAAAGTGCACCAAAGATACCAACAGAGATGTGGTGAGAGGTTCCAAATATGCAATAAATAATGCCTGCAAAAAAGGATGTATAAAGGCCATAAATAGGCTCCTGTCCAGCCAAGAGAGAATAGGCAATCGACTGTGGGACGAGTAAGACCCCCACAATCACACCAGACATTATGTCTCCCAGTAAGCACTCTTTTAGGTTGTATTTAGGAAGCCATTGCAAGATGGGAAAGAAACTCAAAACGCAGTCTTTAACTTTGGctggagtgcagctgcaagttTTCTTCACTTGTTTAACCACCAGAGCCTTCAGgttcctcttctcctcctgaGGTTCCAAGAACATTCTGTGATGGAAGCCACGTTTAGCATCACCTCCTTCTGGCATTTCAGATTCCGACTGAACATTGCTGAATTCTGCCATGGCTGTCATCTCAAGGGCTCCCtagcaacagaaagaaagactGCTTTACTAAACCATAAGTGAATGTGTTAGATTGAATTCTTAATGGAGCTGGTTCAGTGGATATGAAAAGCAAGGGCTAATATTCTTGGTTAAGCAGAGAAAGCAAGTTCCAGTTAAACATGGAAAGAGTCTCTCCATTACATCCTTGTTATACAAGGAATCAGCTTTCTAAGAAAAAGGCTGATATCCTGTAGAATAAACCTGCTGCTGGTGAAGttgtgaaatggaaaagaatgcaAGAGCACTCACTGTCTCCCAGAGAAGTTTCCTTGACCAAATCGCTGTTTGCAGACGACTCCACTGCAGAAAGGCAGGCACAGGGTTTGTTGTGGTCCAACAGTCACTTCAATCCAGTTGCTGAAAATTAACTACAATTAGTGTATTTGTCACACTACACAGCTTGGTCTAAACCTCTTTTATATATACATTCCATAAAACAAGTACTCTTCATGCACCAATTACTCCTGCGAACACTGTAAAGATTTGCTACCTAATAAGCAGTCTTTATTGACTTTATTTCACCCAGAGATACAATGGCAAAATGCCCTTTGTAATTTTTAGAAGCTGGTTTTGAAGTAAACTACATCTAACTCAAACAGcacaaacaaaaggaagttaAAAGGGACAGCGTAAAGTAAGCAGCACAGTTCTGCCAGAACTTGTGCTCTAACTCAGGTTATGTACATACAGTAAAACAAGGCAGGTATGTGGAGCAGCCATACAGCAGTTTACAACAGCTGTTTCTAACCAACCAGGCTACCTAAAGACAACACACTGCCTAACGTGGGTAGACTGCCAACAGGAAATACCAGAGGCAGGGGCTGGTGTTTTAGCCTCAAAGGATGCTTTCATTCACTGCAGCACCTTTCTGGTGGGTGAGCTCCTGCTCCGCGCAGAGAACACAACACAGCTCACTTCTGGTAGCCGGCTGCTGTACTGCTGTTGAAAGGCTGCTGTGCTTTGAGCAGACACTTCCCTGGCTCCAAACCCACAAATAACCCCACTGCACCAATGCCAACCCCACCTGAAAGCCACGGGGGGTCTGCAAAGCACTATTTGGATCTACGTAATAAAAAGAAGTCCTAGCATGGCAGCCAAGAACATGGCTCTCTGTGGCTACGGTTTGAGCGCAGGCTGAGGAGCGGCTCTGAAAAATTCATGttccaatggaaaaaaaaaaaaaggaaaaaaaaattaagcttaaTGCACTGCTGTGTTAGGTGAGCCTAAGTGGAAAATTCCAGTTTGAACTCAAGTCTTCTTTCTGGTATCTGTATCCTTCCATAGGGTCTGGCCCTTGTAACTTAAAAAGCTAAGTTCTGGATCCAAAGCTCACTCCACCCAGAACAGTAATATATTTCTTTGTCACTATATTTGCTCTCCTTGGATAAGATAATCCTCTACTACAATagattgaaagagaaaaaaggtgCCATTTTGCCTATGTGTGTTCTTAATCATTCTATCTATCTCAGAGCCTCCTAGCCATGCAGCATTACTGTACTACAAGCCTATACACACCTCACAGTGACAAACGTCCCTTGGCTAACAGCTGTCAGCACAGTATCTTCAATGTATTTCAGAATAATTCTAGGCTTGGAATAGCTTATGAAGAATTGGAGTATTTACTTCATAGTGAGGGAAGCTGCAGTGCAAGGTATGACTGACAGGATGACACGGGGATCGTGCTCCCAGGAGAATGCAGGCTCCCAGCACTCATCCTCACATTGCAGGTATCTAATCTCACCCACCCACATGGCATTGCAAAGTCCACTAGGGAATTATTTATAGCACATACAGGAAAAGCAAATACTGCCCAGCGAGAATACAGTGAATTCGATGCGCAAAAGCACACGTCTGAAGCACACAGCACAAGTGCATCCCGTATTTGCTCAAGAGGTTTTATTCATTTCACAAGCACAGAGTAAGAAATTGATAAGCTTTCATCCACTGCTGAGCAAATCAATACTGCAAAAGCTGAGGGGGGAAATTCACCTCCAGTTTTTTGCATGACATTACTTAGATCCATCAATTTTCTCAGACTCCAGAAAAGATTTTAGCAATGAGAACCCTTGCGGCTCCTCTCCCCTCACCCAGGGCTCTCAGACAGCTCATTCAAGTCTGAGAATTGTTCTTGATCGGTCAGGAAACTCAAACATGAAACGCAGACAGCTCAGTTTAGCTCTGTGCAATGTCATAAAACGTCTGTGCAGCAGATGGTACCTGGCTTGTGCTtccacagcagaaaaatgttCCAAGCAAAAAGCTCTTTGCCTGCTGAACTCTGAGCACATAGGGGATCTTTGTGCTCACCTGCATAACAGCTTTCTGTCCGTGGCAAGAAAAGGGCCTTTCACCACGCAGCCCCAGCCTCTAACCATGGCGGGACACAAGGAAATGACACCATTTTCAACACCCATTTCACCCTTTGCTGCCCGAAAGTGTTGCTTTGTATTACTCTTGTAACCACGTAGCCCAACTGTGCGCAGTACAACTAGATTTTTGTATCTAAGAATAAAAACTCTTGCTTCAGTATAGTGCTACAGTTAACCCAGAAAAGAAGCTGCAGCATGTCACTACTTTCATCAAGTCATCTGTATGCCTACAATTCACTTTCATCAGCCCCTTTTGGCCTGAGTAAGATCTTCAGGGGGTGTCTGACTGCCACAAGGAACCGAGAACACCACACAGACTTGTGGAAACTTCCAGTATCTCCGTCCTGTCATCAAGTGGCTGCCATAAAACCGAGATACTGGAGGAACCATACTCCTGAGATCTGATGACTTTTGCAGATTATTTCTGGGTCCCACCCAGCACTCCCTTACCGATTCCTTGCCATTTACAGGCGAGGCATCATCTGCCCAATGCTggaagcactgctggcagcacgGGGTGGGCTGCACCTCCACGCATCCAACCCAGAACACAGACACCCAGACAGCAAGAGAATAATGGGCTGCGAAGCTCACTCAAGGGCTGAGATAACACATTACAAGCTTAAACTTAAGACCCAGCACTAAAGAATAGAAACTAAATAAAGTGTCAGCTCTATGACAACGATGTCAGCTTTCCACActatttctctccatttcacTTGCACGTTCCATCACCTCATACTATCACCACCCAGGCTCACTGCACCCACCTGCCGGACACGGGAAGTTTCAGGCACGCACTCAGAAAGTGGTGCATAAACACGTGAGTGAAAGAAGCACGAGCACTGTGAAGAGATGTGGAAGAGAAGCAGGTGAAGCAGAAATCCAAGTCCTGCGGGAACCGGTTCTATAGAGTCGTAGAACCACTAAAgctggaaagaccactaagatcattaGTCCAACGGCCGACCAACGCTCTAAGCCTTCTCTGGACGCGCTGCAGGGGCTCACCGCCTCTCTTCCAGCACGGGGCCCCGAGcgcagggctgcaggcacagaggaaGTGCAGCCCGAGGCcgctccccgctccccgccggcCCGGGGCTGCGCGCTGCGTGAGGGGCGGGCGCTGGGCTGAGCGCCGGGGGGAGGGCAACGCGCCGGAGCACAAAAGGCACGCACTTCTTATACTCCTGAAACCGCAGTTTTCGCGGGGAGCGTTTATCGTTTAGGAAGCCAGCAAGAGTTGAAGTTTCCAGGATAATGAAATGGATCGCTTTTATGTAAATCCAGTGCCACCCTCTGGATCCGAACGGCGCTTCCCTTCCGAGCAGCCCACCGCGGGCCGGCGCTCCCCCCCCGCCTCCGCCACTTTCGTTTTCTCTTTCTTGCCGGCCCGAGGCGCCGCACTCGAAG from Gallus gallus isolate bGalGal1 chromosome 13, bGalGal1.mat.broiler.GRCg7b, whole genome shotgun sequence harbors:
- the SLC26A2 gene encoding sulfate transporter isoform X1 — encoded protein: MTAMAEFSNVQSESEMPEGGDAKRGFHHRMFLEPQEEKRNLKALVVKQVKKTCSCTPAKVKDCVLSFFPILQWLPKYNLKECLLGDIMSGVIVGVLLVPQSIAYSLLAGQEPIYGLYTSFFAGIIYCIFGTSHHISVGIFGALCLMVGQVVDREVLRAGYDLEPAAFSDHMDTAMHVNSTIAPVNQTSQKLLCDKTCYAIKVGATVTFIAGVYQVAMGFFQVGFVSVYLSDSLLSGFVTGASFTILTSQAKYLLGLDIPRSSGVGSLITTWINIFRNIHKTNICDVITSFLCFLVLIPTKELNERFKSRLKAPIPVELVVVVAATLASHLGKLKETYGSSVAGHIPTGFLPPSPPEWNLIPNVALDAIPIAVIGFAITVSLSEMFAKKHGYTVKANQEMYAIGFCNIFPSFFHCFTTSAALAKTLIKESTGCRTQVSGIVTSLLILIVLLVIAPLFYSLQKCVLAVITIVNLRGALRKFRDLPKMWHLSRVDTVIWLVTMASSALISTEIGLLTGVCFSMLCVIFRTQKPEAPLLGWVAESETYESLSAYKNLETKPGVVVLRFEAPLYYINKECFKSALYKQTGVNPALVKAAKKKAAKRMLREKEAGSGGNQTSISMELVSEPLGFHTIVIDCCAVQFLDTAGIRTLKEVCKDYNEIDVQVLLAQCNPSVRSSLMRGEFFKEGEDHLLFHSVHQAVDFALGAQEHSRICASKN